The DNA region TTTGTCGGGGCATCTTTTTGATATTGTAACCAGGTTTTTTCAAATATATCGATATATGCTGATATTTTCAGGTACTTGTGCAATTCGCTGTTTACACCGAAATAGTACCCTTTTTCGCCTGAAGTTGAGAATTCACTAAAGGGAGAGTTTATTGCCGAAAAATAATCATTCTGATAGTTACGGTATGAAATTAAGAAGCTGAATTCGGGAATCGCATTTACAGAAATGTTGTGTAATGTAGCCCAGGCACCATTAACATTAGTTGAATGCTCGCCGCTTAGAATAACTGAATTATGACTCCACAAATAGTGGGCAGCTATACTGGTTGACTCATTGTCATTAAAATTAAAATACTGGTAATTTCGATCGCCTTTTGCTATAATTTGATCAAACTTGGTATTTATAAGCGTAATGCCAATTTTTGCATTTTTTAAATCGTAATCCGTATTGATGCCAAAATCTGTTTTTGTTAAGGAGTTTTTCCTTTCAATTTCATTTATTGTTCTGTGTAATCCACTTTCATAAGTATTGTATTCTTCCGGATTTATCATGTTAACACCTCCGTCAATTAAGTTGTATGATATAAATGGGCTAATATGAAAGTTGTTGAATGATATTGTTGCGCTTATACCTCTGAAAAATATATTCTCATTTGTCCCGGAGAAAGGAGTTACTCCCCTGCCCAGTTTGATAATGTTTGTTGCGTCTGACGATTTTCCTGTGCTAAACGATGACCAGATAGTAAGTCCCTGTCCGAACTGAAGGTTGTAATCTCCTATTATCAGTTTGTCGAAGATGCTGAGGTTCTTAAATTCAATATGGAACGAGCTGAAGTCGAAACCTGTTTTTGAATGTTCCCATCCAAACTGTTCTCCTGCATCATTTTCCAGGGTAATTCCAAATCTCAGTTTTTCTGAACTGTTAAACAGATATTTTGTGTAAAGTTTATGTTTACTGCCTTGGTATTTAGCTTCAGAACTGTCGTTGCTACTTATATAGCCTTTGGGCGTTTGGAACTGTGTTTGAAATCTTGTGATGATTTTATTGCTCCCGTATTTAAGTGTTTTTTTTATGCCTCTAAGCTGCCATTCTTCTTCAGCTATTGCTTCAATCTTCACAAATTGCATTATCGATCTCACTGTTTTTTCGTCGAAACCCTGTATACTGTTAAGTTCATAAATTGAATAAAGTTCACCATTCCTGTTTCTGTAATTTATAAAATTATTAATCTGGAAAACGTTGAGGAAGGAAAGTTGTTTTAATTCATAGGCTGTAGCAGAGTTAAGATTGATTTTATCAGATTTTAAATAATCCAAGTTTTCGGCTATTTCCGAGTAGTCATTATTAGTTAAGGCTTTTTCACTAATGCCTTCTATTTGTTGCTCGAACCGTTGGTCTATGTTAATAGAATCCGGCACTTGTGATCTCACAAATGGGGAACTTATTATAAGTAATATGAAATACTTCCATTTCATTAGATGTCTTAATTAAAAACATAGTTTCCCGATAGGTTCGAACCGGTTCCTAAGTATTGGTTGTGTGTAGCACTTATATCTATATTCAGGTCTCTGAAGAAGATTCCTATTCCCATAGATATGTTTAATGGTTCAGAAGAAATCCCGATTCTTGCAGCAACTTTATCAAGGATTAAATATTCTACTCCTCCCCCGACAAAAGTTTTACTATTGGTTTTTAACGATATTTCGGATAAGATGTTTAACTCTGAAATCGGAAACCAGGAAAGTGCCAGTGATAGTTCTTGAGCATTATTTTCCTTTCGATCACTAATGTTTTTTTTGAAGTTATAATAGGATGCAAGGTGAAAATTTTCATTTAATTTGGTGAAAACACCGATATTGAATCCTATAATGTGTTCAGTATAGCTTTCTTCTTCACTGACAATGTTTTGGATATTGTTGTTTAGTTGGATACTTGCCGAAGTTTGTTTGGAAATCTTTTTTGAATAGGAGATTGCGACTTTGTTTTGGTTGAAGTTTTTATAACCATAGCGTTGATAGTAGAATGAAAAAACTCCATATTTATTTACAGGAAGTAATATTGCAATTGTGGCAGAAGATAATTCTTTGACCATGAAGTTGTTTTTGACATCAATACCTGCCGAAGTTTCATTGAGGAAAGCAATAGTGGAAGGGTTGTTTTTAAGTGACCAAAAATCGATGGACGCTCCTGTTGAATTGGCAAGAGCTTCAGATCTGGCGCCAGATGAGTTTAACTCCTGTGCCTGACCGGGGTTTATACATAGGTATATAAGTACAAATGCCATAAAAGCTTTCATAATACGGTAATTTTGGGTGCATGGTAATTGCTGTAAAAATGTATAAGCTAATTTTGAGTTTATTTGGTGTTAATTGGCTTATATGTTTAAAGTTAGTGATTTAGCTTGGATAAATTTCAAAGAGACAGGCAGTTTTTTTAAGAGAAAAGAAAAAGAGGCTGTATCAAAAATCAATTTTCACGTCGTTTCCTGCATTGCATTTCCCGGCTAACATGGAATGACGAATTTTATGACTTTTGATACAGCCTCTTATAGTTCAAATTATATGTCTATTTAGTAGAGTCTAATTTAGGTCCTGCATAAACCAGTTTTTTTCCTTCTTCGTTATCGGTATATTTTTCAAAGTTTTTAATAAACAGCCCGGCTAATTCTTCAGCTTTTTTGTCCCATTCTTTAGAATCGGTATAGGTGTCACGCGGATCTAATATTGTAGGATCAACATTTGGTAATGCTGTTGGTACTTCAAGATTGAATACAGGCATAATTTTAGTTTCAGCTTTTTCAATAGAACCATCTAAGATTGCATCAATAATTCCCCTGGTGTCCTGAATAGAAATACGTTTGCCACTGCCGTTCCATCCCGTGTTTACTAAATAAGCTTCTGCTCCGTTGGCTTCCATTTTTCTAACTAATTCCTGACCGTATTTTGTTGGGTGAAGAGTTAAAAATGCTGCTCCAAAACAAGCTGAGAATGTGGGTTGTGGCGAAGTAACACCTCTTTCGGTACCTGCAAGTTTAGCCGTAAAACCACTCAGGAAATGGTATTTTGTTTGTTCCGGAGTAAGTTTCGATACCGGAGGAAGTACACCAAAAGCATCTGCCGACAGGAAAATTACTTTATTGGCATGCCCGGCTTTAGAAATCGGTTTAACGATGTTGTTAATATGGTAAATAGGGTAAGAAACACGTGTGTTTTGTGTTACTGAACTATCTGTGAAATCTATTTTCCCGTTATCGTCAACTGTTACGTTTTCCAATAATGCATCTCTTTTAATCGCATTGTATATATCAGGCTCTGCCTGAGCATCAAGGTTGATGGTCTTGGCATAACATCCGCCTTCGAAGTTGAAGATGCCATTATCGTCCCAACCGTGCTCATCGTCGCCGATTAATTCGCGTTTCGGGTCGGTAGAAAGGGTGGTTTTTCCTGTTCCTGATAATCCGAAGAAAATAGCAACATCACCATCTTTGCCTTTATTTGCCGAACAGTGCATTGCAGCCATTCCGTTTCTGGGCAAGTAGTAGTTCATCATTGCGAACATTCCTTTTTTCATTTCTCCGCCATACCATGATCCTCCTATTACCTGCATTTTTTCTGTTAGGTTAAATACAGTGTATACATCAGAGTTTAATCCGTGCTTCTCCCAATTAGAGTTAACAGTTTTAGAGGCATTCATAACAACAAAATCAGGTTCGCCATAGTCT from Bacteroidota bacterium includes:
- a CDS encoding helix-hairpin-helix domain-containing protein — encoded protein: MRSQVPDSINIDQRFEQQIEGISEKALTNNDYSEIAENLDYLKSDKINLNSATAYELKQLSFLNVFQINNFINYRNRNGELYSIYELNSIQGFDEKTVRSIMQFVKIEAIAEEEWQLRGIKKTLKYGSNKIITRFQTQFQTPKGYISSNDSSEAKYQGSKHKLYTKYLFNSSEKLRFGITLENDAGEQFGWEHSKTGFDFSSFHIEFKNLSIFDKLIIGDYNLQFGQGLTIWSSFSTGKSSDATNIIKLGRGVTPFSGTNENIFFRGISATISFNNFHISPFISYNLIDGGVNMINPEEYNTYESGLHRTINEIERKNSLTKTDFGINTDYDLKNAKIGITLINTKFDQIIAKGDRNYQYFNFNDNESTSIAAHYLWSHNSVILSGEHSTNVNGAWATLHNISVNAIPEFSFLISYRNYQNDYFSAINSPFSEFSTSGEKGYYFGVNSELHKYLKISAYIDIFEKTWLQYQKDAPTKGYESLMQFDSYINYTSSAYFRIKYEKKSRNLFSETNFINQLKDETKLNLRLQFNKLINSNFSISSRAEYVHYTHKKNENGWLIYQNIKYNLPDLPLSFFSRIAFFDTEGWNSRIYAYENDVLYIFTVPAYYDKGIKYYLGVKYELNKNFSFWTRIAHIKYENLTSIGSGDNQITGNQKTEIKVQMRIKF
- the pckA gene encoding phosphoenolpyruvate carboxykinase (ATP); its protein translation is MSELNLSNYGINDVKEIVYNPSYELLFKEETKENLEGFEKGQITELDAVNVMTGIFTGRSPKDKYIVEDDITRDTIWWNSQHAPNDNKPITKEIWNDLKQTSTDQLSGKRLFVVDTFTGANRETGMKVRFIMEVAWQAHFVTNMFIRPTKEELADYGEPDFVVMNASKTVNSNWEKHGLNSDVYTVFNLTEKMQVIGGSWYGGEMKKGMFAMMNYYLPRNGMAAMHCSANKGKDGDVAIFFGLSGTGKTTLSTDPKRELIGDDEHGWDDNGIFNFEGGCYAKTINLDAQAEPDIYNAIKRDALLENVTVDDNGKIDFTDSSVTQNTRVSYPIYHINNIVKPISKAGHANKVIFLSADAFGVLPPVSKLTPEQTKYHFLSGFTAKLAGTERGVTSPQPTFSACFGAAFLTLHPTKYGQELVRKMEANGAEAYLVNTGWNGSGKRISIQDTRGIIDAILDGSIEKAETKIMPVFNLEVPTALPNVDPTILDPRDTYTDSKEWDKKAEELAGLFIKNFEKYTDNEEGKKLVYAGPKLDSTK